One window from the genome of Hippopotamus amphibius kiboko isolate mHipAmp2 chromosome 13, mHipAmp2.hap2, whole genome shotgun sequence encodes:
- the HYAL3 gene encoding hyaluronidase-3 isoform X1 yields the protein MTMQLGLALVLGVALCLGYGQPLLRAPERPFSVLWNVPSAHCKTRFGVHLPLEALGISANRGQRFHGQNVTIFYKNQLGFYPYLGPRGTAHNGGIPQAVPLDRHLAWAAYQIRHSLQPGFAGLAVLDWEEWCPLWAGNWGRRQAYQAASWAWTQRVFPNLDPQEQLYKARIGFEQAARALMEDTLWLGRALQPHGLWGFYRFPACGNGWHGTASNYTGHCHAAVLARNTQLHWLWAASSALFPSIYLPPRLPPAHHQAFVRHRLEEAFRVALAGHPHPLPVLAYARLTHRSSGRFLSQDELVQTIGVSAALGAAGVVLWGDLSFSSSEEECWHLHEYLVGTLGPYVINVTRAAMACSHQRCHGHGRCAWQDPGQLEVFLHLQPDGSPGVWESFSCRCYWGWAGPTCQEPRPELGPEEAT from the exons ATGACCATGCAGCTAGGCCTGGCCCTGGTGCTAGGGGTGGCCCTGTGCTTGGGGTATGGCCAGCCCCTGCTGCGGGCCCCTGAACGCCCCTTCTCAGTGCTGTGGAACGTGCCCTCAGCACACTGTAAGACCCGCTTTGGTGTGCACCTGCCACTAGAGGCCCTGGGCATTTCAGCCAACCGTGGCCAGCGTTTCCACGGCCAGAATGTCACCATCTTCTACAAGAACCAGCTCGGCTTCTATCCCTACCTTGGGCCAAGGGGCACAGCTCACAATGGGGGCATCCCACAGGCTGTGCCCCTTGACCGCCACCTGGCATGGGCTGCCTATCAGATCCGCCACAGCCTGCAGCCCGGCTTCGCTGGCCTGGCAGTACTGGACTGGGAGGAATGGTGTCCACTCTGGGCTGGGAACTGGGGCCGCCGCCAAGCCTATCAGGCAGCCTCCTGGGCTTGGACACAGCGGGTATTCCCCAACCTGGACCCCCAGGAGCAGCTCTACAAGGCCCGTATTGGCTTTGAACAGGCAGCCCGTGCACTGATGGAGGACACACTGTGGCTAGGCCGGGCACTGCAGCCCCATGGGCTCTGGGGCTTCTATCGCTTCCCAGCCTGTGGCAATGGCTGGCATGGTACGGCTTCCAATTACACAGGCCACTGCCATGCAGCCGTCCTTGCCCGCAACACCCAACTGCATTGGCTCTGGGCTGCCTCCAGCGCCCTCTTCCCCAGCATATACCTTCCACCCAGGCTACCACCTGCTCACCACCAGGCATTTGTCCGACACCGCCTGGAGGAGGCCTTCCGTGTGGCCCTCGCTGGGCACCCACATCCCCTGCCTGTCCTGGCCTATGCCCGCCTCACACACCGGAGCTCTGGGAGGTTCCTGTCCCAG GATGAACTTGTGCAGACCATTGGTGTGAGTGCCGCACTGGGGGCAGCCGGCGTGGTGCTCTGGGGGGACCTGAGCTTCTCCAGTTCTGAG gAGGAGTGCTGGCATCTCCATGAATATCTAGTGGGCACCCTGGGCCCCTATGTGATCAACGTGACCAGGGCAGCCATGGCCTGCAGTCACCAGCGGTGCCATGGCCATGGCCGTTGTGCTTGGCAAGACCCAGGACAACTGGAAGTCTTTCTGCACCTGCAGCCGGATGGCAGCCCTGGAGTTTGGGAGTCCTTCAGCTGCCGTTGTTactggggctgggctggccctACCTGCCAGGAGCCCAGGCCTGAGCTTGGGCCTGAAGAAGCAACATAA
- the HYAL3 gene encoding hyaluronidase-3 isoform X2: MTMQLGLALVLGVALCLGYGQPLLRAPERPFSVLWNVPSAHCKTRFGVHLPLEALGISANRGQRFHGQNVTIFYKNQLGFYPYLGPRGTAHNGGIPQAVPLDRHLAWAAYQIRHSLQPGFAGLAVLDWEEWCPLWAGNWGRRQAYQAASWAWTQRVFPNLDPQEQLYKARIGFEQAARALMEDTLWLGRALQPHGLWGFYRFPACGNGWHGTASNYTGHCHAAVLARNTQLHWLWAASSALFPSIYLPPRLPPAHHQAFVRHRLEEAFRVALAGHPHPLPVLAYARLTHRSSGRFLSQEECWHLHEYLVGTLGPYVINVTRAAMACSHQRCHGHGRCAWQDPGQLEVFLHLQPDGSPGVWESFSCRCYWGWAGPTCQEPRPELGPEEAT; encoded by the exons ATGACCATGCAGCTAGGCCTGGCCCTGGTGCTAGGGGTGGCCCTGTGCTTGGGGTATGGCCAGCCCCTGCTGCGGGCCCCTGAACGCCCCTTCTCAGTGCTGTGGAACGTGCCCTCAGCACACTGTAAGACCCGCTTTGGTGTGCACCTGCCACTAGAGGCCCTGGGCATTTCAGCCAACCGTGGCCAGCGTTTCCACGGCCAGAATGTCACCATCTTCTACAAGAACCAGCTCGGCTTCTATCCCTACCTTGGGCCAAGGGGCACAGCTCACAATGGGGGCATCCCACAGGCTGTGCCCCTTGACCGCCACCTGGCATGGGCTGCCTATCAGATCCGCCACAGCCTGCAGCCCGGCTTCGCTGGCCTGGCAGTACTGGACTGGGAGGAATGGTGTCCACTCTGGGCTGGGAACTGGGGCCGCCGCCAAGCCTATCAGGCAGCCTCCTGGGCTTGGACACAGCGGGTATTCCCCAACCTGGACCCCCAGGAGCAGCTCTACAAGGCCCGTATTGGCTTTGAACAGGCAGCCCGTGCACTGATGGAGGACACACTGTGGCTAGGCCGGGCACTGCAGCCCCATGGGCTCTGGGGCTTCTATCGCTTCCCAGCCTGTGGCAATGGCTGGCATGGTACGGCTTCCAATTACACAGGCCACTGCCATGCAGCCGTCCTTGCCCGCAACACCCAACTGCATTGGCTCTGGGCTGCCTCCAGCGCCCTCTTCCCCAGCATATACCTTCCACCCAGGCTACCACCTGCTCACCACCAGGCATTTGTCCGACACCGCCTGGAGGAGGCCTTCCGTGTGGCCCTCGCTGGGCACCCACATCCCCTGCCTGTCCTGGCCTATGCCCGCCTCACACACCGGAGCTCTGGGAGGTTCCTGTCCCAG gAGGAGTGCTGGCATCTCCATGAATATCTAGTGGGCACCCTGGGCCCCTATGTGATCAACGTGACCAGGGCAGCCATGGCCTGCAGTCACCAGCGGTGCCATGGCCATGGCCGTTGTGCTTGGCAAGACCCAGGACAACTGGAAGTCTTTCTGCACCTGCAGCCGGATGGCAGCCCTGGAGTTTGGGAGTCCTTCAGCTGCCGTTGTTactggggctgggctggccctACCTGCCAGGAGCCCAGGCCTGAGCTTGGGCCTGAAGAAGCAACATAA
- the NAA80 gene encoding N-alpha-acetyltransferase 80, protein MLSGRGVWGGARRDEKEAEPTRDGAGARSELTGSGAWISKGARGRGRARAETQPVSGRCCDARGRGRGLAARKTRDRVVGRGPCGCSASAATLGGERRGGGGVRAGDSKIRIQAERGRGASRRPASTYPIHQVELILSTSPAQLTLDPARQAEVTLRSNLAKLILDPTHQPELTLSPRLAELTLGSACHAEMTLSPGLTELTLDPAHQPEKTPAPNLAELTLEPVHCRPELLDACADLINEQWPRSRASRLHSLAQSSDAFPLCLMLLSPHPTPEAAPIVVGHARLSRVLDRPQSLLVETVVVARAMRGRGFGRCLMEGLEAFAQARGFRRLHLTTHDQLHFYAHLGYQLGEPVQGLVFTSHLLPATLLKAFPRAPFLQPPCKAPSCPKSPRRVPRAPKGSSLPPPPPLPEPLTTLPPPPAGARPHSLRETQYQDLRGRPIFWMEKDI, encoded by the exons gcgaggcgggacgagAAGGAAGCCGAGCCAACCCGAGATGGAGCGGGCGCTCGGTCGGAACTCACTGGGAGTGGGGCGTGGATAAGCAAGGGCGCGAGgggcagaggcagagccagggcagAGACCCAGCCTGTGTCGGGTCGGTGCTGTGACGcacggggccgggggcggggcctggccgcCCGGAAGACCCGGGACCGCGTGGTGGGCCGCGGGCCGTGCGGCTGCAGTGCGTCCGCCGCAACGCTAGGGGGCGAGCGCCGGGGGGGCGGAGGGGTCCGAGCCGGAGACAGCAAGATACGTATCCAAGCCGAACGAGGACGCGGAGCATCCCGGAGACCGGCGTCAACAT ACCCTATACACCAGGTGGAGCTGATCCTGAGTACCAGCCCAGCCCAACTGACTCTGGATCCTGCACGCCAGGCAGAGGTGACACTGAGATCCAACCTGGCCAAGCTGATCCTGGATCCTACACACCAGCCAGAGCTGACCCTGAGCCCCAGGCTAGCTGAATTGACCCTGGGTTCCGCATGCCATGCAGAGATGACCCTCAGTCCTGGCTTAACTGAGCTGACCCTGGATCCTGCACACCAGCCAGAGAAGACCCCAGCCCCCAACCTGGCTGAGCtgaccctggagcctgtgcactgccGACCTGAGCTCCTGGATGCCTGTGCCGACCTCATCAACGAGCAGTGGCCCCGCAGCCGCGCCTCCCGCCTGCACTCCTTGGCCCAGTCCTCAGACGCCTTCCCCCTCTGCTTGATGCTGCTGAGCCCCCACCCCACGCCAGAAGCAGCCCCCATTGTAGTGGGCCATGCCCGCCTGTCACGGGTGCTGGACCGGCCCCAGAGCCTCCTAGTGGAGACGGTGGTGGTGGCCCGGGCTATGAGGGGCCGTGGCTTTGGCCGCTGCCTCATGGAGGGCCTCGAAGCCTTTGCTCAGGCCCGGGGCTTCCGCCGGCTACACCTCACCACCCATGACCAGCTGCACTTTTATGCCCACCTGGGCTACCAGCTGGGTGAGCCTGTTCAGGGTCTGGTCTTCACCAGCCATCTGCTGCCTGCTACCCTGCTCAAGGCCTTCCCCAGGGCCCCCTTTCTCCAGCCACCGTGCAAGGCCCCCAGCTGTCCCAAGAGCCCCCGAAGGGTCCCAAGAGCCCCCAAGGGGTCATCAttaccaccaccccctcccctgcctgagcCCTTGACCACCTTACCCCCACCTCCAGCAGGGGCCCGTCCACACAGCCTGCGGGAGACACAATACCAAGACCTGAGAGGGCGCCCCATATTCTGGATGGAGAAAGACATCTGA